One part of the Coffea eugenioides isolate CCC68of chromosome 10, Ceug_1.0, whole genome shotgun sequence genome encodes these proteins:
- the LOC113750702 gene encoding uncharacterized protein LOC113750702, with the protein MGENVSAVLQQKLLSKHKDPGMFTVPCKIGNIKVEKALINLGAAINIMPRSIYNSLNLGPLKETSVIMQLADMSNVCSDGVLEDIPVQVDKLVFPANFYVLDMDDDFSVSPPILLGRPFLMTSKTKIDVYSGTLTMKFDSEIIKFNTCDAIKCSIVAHSVFVIDDSFMQQKFELNGRDALKVVINCNFDSHEMSRVAKEFELHPD; encoded by the coding sequence ATGGGAGAAAATGTTTCAGCGGTCCTACAACAGAAATTGCTTTCTAAACATaaggatccaggtatgtttactgttCCTTGCAAAATAGGGAATATTAAGGTCGAAAAAGCATTGATAAATTTAGGAGCTGCAATAAATATTATGCCTCGCTCAATTTATAATTCTTTGAATTTGGGACCATTAAAAGAAACGAGTGTCATAATGCAACTTGCTGATATGTCTAATGTATGTTCTGATGGGGTATTGGAGGATATTCCAGTTCAAGTTGATAAATTGGTTTTTCCTGCAAATTTCTATGTGTTAGATATggatgatgatttttctgtgtcACCTCCAATTTTGTTAGGTAGGCCATTTTTAATGACatctaaaacaaaaattgatgtttatTCAGGAACCTTgacaatgaaatttgatagcgaaataataaaattcaataCTTGTGATGCCATTAAATGTTCCATTGTGGCACATTCTGTTTTTGTTATCGATGACTCTTTCATGCAACAAAAGTTTGAATTAAATGGTAGAGATGCGTTGAAGGTTGTAATCAATTGCAATTTTGATTCGCACGAGATGTCAAGAGTGGCAAAGGAATTCGAGTTACATCCAGATTGA
- the LOC113750703 gene encoding tryptophan aminotransferase-related protein 4-like, with translation MAFSCNFGIASSMQAKARALLFGVNLCLQRGFDAFDVELDSFVIVQILNMTSQCPWSIYKEVQQLVGLVSHFPRIRHCYRQANQVADILANEDCRQGHVEIYLAASALPQLARGAYHLDRIGVASIRVDKALIIHSSNNSDLGWSRKASEEAEAVASLSCSGHGRAYLDGFVLDGGKPICECNSCYTGLDCSQLVPDCVVDADSGNPIFLEPFWRQNAATSAIMMAGWHRMGYEFEDGSLISKELEKKIRKLHATVGNAVTEGRYIVFGAGSTQLLNAAVHALAADASSSPAKVVASAPYYPVYKSQTDLFESAKFKFEGHTSSWMNSSSMNFIEFVTSPNNPDGQLKKAFLQGLNAKQIYDLAYYWPHYTAIPSPMDKDLMIFTLSKLTGHAGSRFGWAIIKNKAVYERMVNYMDLNTYGVSRETQLRTLKLLSVVLEGNGKQMFSFGYEAMRFRWEKLSKILSASKRFSIQQLTPQQCTFSNEVRAPTPAFAWIKCEKEEDKDCHATLSAAKIIGRAGHVFGVDSTYVRLSLVNGKDDFELLQHRLEMLVFQERLVNLMAEFTPGGHVTRKSNFTVALNATYVSDENFGYYTNQEMASEDSRNSHVQETLQTLY, from the exons ATGGCGTTTTCATGTAATTTTGGAATCGCTTCGAGTATGCAGGCTAAGGCCCGCGCTTTACTTTTTGGGGTCAACTTATGCCTTCAGAGGGGTTTTGATGCCTTTGATGTTGAACTGGATTCCTTCGTGATAGTGCAAATTCTAAATATGACATCGCAGTGCCCATGGAGTATCTATAAGGAGGTGCAGCAGTTGGTCGGGTTGGTATCCCACTTTCCACGCATTCGTCACTGTTACCGTCAAGCTAACCAGGTTGCAGATATATTGGCCAATGAAGATTGTCGACAGGGTCATGTGGAGATTTATTTGGCCGCTTCAGCTTTACCCCAGTTAGCGAGAGGAGCATATCACCTTGATAGGATAGGAGTTGCGTCTATTCGTGTG GATAAGGCACTGATTATCCATAGCAG TAATAATTCAGACCTCGGCTGGAGCAGGAAAGCTTCTGAGGAAGCTGAAGCAGTTGCTTCACTATCGTGTTCAGGCCATGGAAGAGCCTATTTGGATGGCTTTGTTCTCGATGGTGGCAAACCAATTTGCGAGTGCAATTCTTGTTATACTGGCCTTGATTGTTCACAACTTGTTCCTGACTGTGTTGTAGATGCTGACAG TGGAAATCCAATTTTCTTGGAGCCATTTTGGAGGCAAAATGCAGCAACTAGTGCAATTATGATGGCTGGATGGCATCGAATGGGATATGAATTTGAAGATGGTTCGCTGATTTCTAAAGAACTTGAGAAGAAAATTAGAAAGTTGCATGCTACAGTTGGAAATGCAGTGACAGAAGGAAGATATATAGTTTTTGGTGCTGGCTCAACTCAACTTCTTAATGCAGCAGTGCATGCTCTTGCAGCTGATGCTTCATCTTCGCCTGCCAAGGTTGTTGCTTCCGCTCCATATTATCCG GTTTATAAATCTCAAACCGATCTTTTTGAATCGGCAAAATTCAAATTCGAAGGACATACAAGCTCTTGGATGAACAGTTCATCAATGAATTTCATTGAGTTTGTCACTTCGCCTAATAATCCTGATGGTCAGCTAAAGAAAGCGTTCCTTCAAGGCCTGAATGCCAAGCAAATCTACGATCTGGCTTATTACTGGCCACATTATACAGCAATTCCATCTCCAATGGATAAAGATCTCATGATTTTCACACTTTCTAAACTTACTGGTCATGCTGGGAGCCGATTTGG GTGGGCGATAATCAAGAATAAGGCCGTCTATGAACGAATGGTGAATTACATGGATCTGAATACCTATGGAGTCTCAAGAGAAACTCAATTGAGAACTTTGAAGCTTTTGAGTGTTGTTCTTGAAGGAAATGGAAAACAGATGTTCAGTTTTGGATATGAAGCTATGAGGTTCCGATGGGAAAAGTTAAGCAAGATTTTGTCAGCATCAAAACGATTCTCCATCCAGCAACTAACGCCCCAACAATGTACATTTTCAAATGAAGTTCGGGCTCCTACTCCTG CTTTTGCATGGATCAAATGCGAGAAGGAAGAAGATAAGGACTGTCATGCTACTTTAAGTGCAGCAAAGATTATAGGCCGTGCAGGACATGTATTTGGTGTTGACAGCACTTATGTGCGTCTGAGCCTCGTCAATGGCAAAGATGATTTTGAATTATTGCAGCATAGACTTGAGATGCTAGTTTTCCAGGAAAGACTAGTTAATCTGATGGCTGAATTCACTCCTGGAGGACATGTGacaaggaagagcaacttcaCCGTGGCGTTGAATGCTACATATGTCTCGGATGAAAACTTTGGCTATTACACCAATCAAGAAATGGCATCAGAAGATAGCAGAAATTCACACGTTCAAGAGACTTTGCAGACACTGTATTAG